One stretch of Micromonospora echinospora DNA includes these proteins:
- a CDS encoding SDR family oxidoreductase, translated as MPLTRSLSDATVVITGASSGIGAATAYALAQRGADVVLAARTESALRRVAASCRELGGRALVVPTDVTDPEAVEQLAARAVAEFGRIDAWINNAAVGTVGLFDEIPVAEFRRVVDVNLLGAVYGTRAALPWLTAAGGGVLVNNASVLAEVAMPYQSAYNATKHAIRGLADTVRQELRVTGRGNISICTVLPATIDTPFFRHAANHTGRELTPPPPVYPPEMVAETIVKLLRRPRREAYAGGAARLIGLQWRLAPALAERVLGWYTARTQFGPGVRADSTGAVFTPGGEAERTDGWSGRRGQMLRLTAAVGLAAGTAVGTAAAISRRSRVGRP; from the coding sequence CGCCGACGTGGTGCTCGCCGCCCGGACCGAGTCCGCGCTGCGCCGGGTGGCGGCGAGCTGCCGGGAACTGGGCGGACGGGCCCTGGTGGTGCCCACCGACGTGACCGACCCGGAGGCGGTGGAGCAGTTGGCGGCGCGGGCGGTGGCCGAGTTCGGCCGGATCGACGCCTGGATCAACAACGCCGCGGTGGGCACCGTGGGGCTGTTCGACGAGATCCCGGTGGCCGAGTTCCGCCGGGTGGTGGACGTGAACCTGCTGGGGGCCGTGTACGGGACGCGCGCGGCGCTGCCCTGGCTGACCGCGGCCGGTGGCGGGGTGCTGGTGAACAACGCGTCGGTGCTGGCCGAGGTGGCGATGCCGTACCAGTCGGCGTACAACGCCACGAAGCACGCGATCCGCGGGCTGGCCGACACCGTGCGGCAGGAGCTGCGGGTGACCGGCCGGGGGAACATCTCGATCTGCACCGTGCTGCCGGCCACCATCGACACGCCGTTCTTCCGGCACGCGGCCAACCACACCGGCCGGGAGCTGACCCCGCCACCGCCTGTGTACCCGCCGGAGATGGTCGCCGAGACGATCGTGAAGCTGCTGCGCCGGCCCCGGCGGGAGGCGTACGCGGGCGGTGCGGCCCGGCTGATCGGGCTCCAGTGGCGGCTCGCCCCGGCGCTGGCCGAGCGGGTGCTCGGCTGGTACACCGCGCGCACCCAGTTCGGTCCCGGCGTACGCGCCGACTCCACCGGCGCCGTCTTCACCCCTGGCGGGGAGGCCGAGCGGACCGACGGCTGGTCCGGGCGGCGTGGTCAGATGCTGCGGCTCACCGCGGCCGTCGGCCTGGCGGCCGGCACCGCCGTGGGTACGGCGGCGGCGATCAGCCGCCGGTCGCGGGTGGGTCGGCCGTGA
- a CDS encoding ATP-binding protein — protein MPTDARCLVETDDSSARVRLTGVLDRAEVEAVREALLARLWQRPGLLLVDLSGVRIPDPVARDALDGVCRAVADWPASEMLLDPDGAPPDPPPDPLGVELPPVVEAAREARSLVAAGCLRWGLPELVEPACIAVTEMVNNVVAHALTPMTLRLAPRGNALHVAVRDHSAGQPAYAGPASADALGGRGLLLIDTVARRWGSTPLPDGKVVWCVLYVEDEAAVRN, from the coding sequence ATGCCGACGGATGCGCGTTGCCTGGTGGAGACCGACGATTCCTCCGCCAGAGTCCGGCTGACCGGCGTGCTCGACCGGGCCGAGGTGGAGGCCGTACGGGAAGCGCTGCTGGCCCGGCTGTGGCAGCGCCCCGGCCTGTTGCTGGTCGACCTGTCCGGGGTACGGATCCCCGACCCGGTGGCCCGCGACGCGCTCGACGGGGTCTGCCGGGCGGTGGCCGACTGGCCCGCCAGCGAGATGCTGCTCGACCCGGACGGCGCGCCGCCGGACCCGCCGCCGGATCCGCTCGGCGTCGAGCTGCCCCCGGTGGTCGAGGCCGCGCGCGAGGCGCGGTCGCTGGTCGCCGCCGGGTGCCTCCGGTGGGGCCTGCCGGAGCTGGTCGAGCCGGCCTGCATCGCGGTCACCGAGATGGTCAACAACGTGGTGGCGCACGCCCTGACCCCGATGACGCTCCGGCTGGCGCCGCGCGGCAACGCGCTGCACGTGGCCGTCCGCGACCACTCGGCCGGGCAGCCCGCGTACGCGGGGCCGGCGTCGGCGGACGCGCTGGGCGGGCGCGGGCTGCTGCTCATCGACACGGTGGCCCGGCGCTGGGGCAGCACGCCGCTGCCCGACGGCAAGGTGGTGTGGTGCGTGCTGTACGTCGAGGACGAGGCGGCGGTCCGCAACTGA
- a CDS encoding DUF5709 domain-containing protein: MRDDEYPTPVSDPEAAGLPDTADDDSTANDDVLTGREADGPEPAQLPGDRTPVAVDQFGTTAEEQLDGESLDYKLEREQYERPADDPLAGPVDPDIAAEADSEEAAAQAQLDADVIDPGPVSDPNSPVSVYDHGQLGTVADHQVGRLVEPDEGAHTDQETDNVAYDAGAAGGGASAEELAVHETRAPEAH, from the coding sequence ATGCGCGACGACGAGTACCCCACCCCCGTGTCCGATCCCGAGGCGGCGGGCCTGCCCGACACCGCCGACGACGACTCCACCGCCAACGACGACGTGCTCACCGGGCGCGAGGCGGACGGCCCCGAGCCGGCGCAGCTCCCCGGCGACCGCACGCCGGTCGCGGTGGACCAGTTCGGCACCACGGCGGAGGAGCAGCTCGACGGCGAGTCGCTGGACTACAAACTCGAGCGCGAGCAGTACGAGCGTCCCGCCGACGACCCGCTCGCCGGCCCCGTCGACCCGGACATCGCCGCCGAGGCGGACAGCGAGGAGGCCGCCGCGCAGGCCCAGCTCGACGCCGACGTGATCGACCCGGGCCCGGTCTCCGACCCGAACTCCCCCGTGTCCGTGTACGACCACGGCCAGCTCGGCACCGTCGCCGACCACCAGGTGGGCCGGCTGGTCGAGCCGGACGAGGGCGCGCACACCGACCAGGAGACCGACAACGTCGCCTACGACGCGGGCGCGGCCGGCGGCGGCGCCAGCGCCGAGGAGCTGGCGGTGCACGAGACCCGGGCGCCGGAGGCGCACTAG
- a CDS encoding response regulator, which yields MVVDDHPMWREGVARDLTEAGHQVVATSGEGRQAVRVAAAARPDLVVLDLQLPDISGVEVIRGLRALLPDVRVLMLSASGEPQGVLDAVKAGATGYLVKSAAPAEFLDAVRRTAAGEPVFTPGLAGLVLGEYRRLAATPPAPHDDAPRLTERETEVLRLVAKGLSYKQIADRLGLSHRTVQNHVQNTLGKLQLHNRVELTRYAIERGLDG from the coding sequence ATGGTGGTCGACGACCACCCGATGTGGCGCGAGGGCGTGGCCCGCGACCTCACCGAGGCGGGTCACCAGGTGGTGGCGACCAGCGGCGAGGGCCGGCAGGCGGTACGGGTGGCCGCGGCGGCCCGCCCCGACCTGGTCGTGCTCGACCTCCAGCTGCCGGACATCTCCGGCGTCGAGGTGATCCGAGGGCTGCGCGCTCTGTTGCCTGACGTGCGGGTGCTGATGCTCTCGGCCAGCGGCGAGCCGCAGGGCGTGCTGGACGCGGTCAAGGCCGGTGCCACCGGCTACCTGGTCAAGTCGGCCGCCCCGGCGGAGTTCCTGGACGCGGTCCGCCGTACGGCGGCCGGTGAGCCGGTGTTCACGCCCGGCCTGGCCGGGCTGGTGCTGGGGGAGTACCGGCGGCTGGCCGCGACGCCGCCCGCCCCGCACGACGACGCGCCCCGGCTCACCGAGCGGGAGACCGAGGTGCTGCGTCTGGTCGCCAAGGGGCTGTCCTACAAGCAGATCGCCGACCGGCTGGGCCTGTCCCACCGGACCGTGCAGAACCACGTGCAGAACACCCTGGGCAAGCTCCAGTTGCACAACCGGGTCGAGCTGACCCGGTACGCCATCGAGCGGGGCCTGGACGGCTAG
- the macS gene encoding MacS family sensor histidine kinase, translated as MPSSSGLEGPFWRSIAVFRFAALAYVGLVVLRDAGSYAHPVAAGGVLLAMLAWSGVTAAGYGRPAGRRWPLLLADLGVVLAIILVTPWVVGRAALAAGVPMLTAAWLAGPVLAWAVSGGRRRGAVAALVLGGADLATRDRISPSALTGAILMLLAGVVVGHVARLAVQAEERLQRAVELEAATRERERLARDIHDSVLQVLALVRRRGADLDGEAAELARLAGEQEAALRALIGRAGAPPDPAGAEQDLRDLIDRYASATVVVSAPATPVPLPARAAGELGAAVGAALDNVARHAGGRAWVLIEDEEETVTVSVRDEGPGIPDGRLVEAAAQGRLGVAQSIQGRVADLGGEVRIVSAPGAGTEIELIVPRSRG; from the coding sequence ATGCCGTCGTCCTCCGGTCTCGAGGGCCCGTTCTGGCGCTCCATCGCGGTGTTCCGCTTCGCCGCGCTCGCGTACGTCGGGCTGGTCGTGTTGCGCGACGCGGGCAGCTACGCGCACCCGGTCGCCGCGGGCGGCGTCCTGCTGGCGATGCTGGCCTGGAGCGGCGTGACGGCGGCCGGCTACGGCCGCCCGGCCGGGCGGCGCTGGCCGCTGCTGCTGGCCGACCTCGGTGTGGTGCTGGCGATCATCCTGGTCACGCCCTGGGTGGTCGGCCGGGCGGCGCTCGCCGCCGGTGTGCCGATGCTGACCGCCGCCTGGCTGGCCGGGCCGGTGCTGGCCTGGGCGGTCTCCGGCGGGCGGCGGCGTGGCGCGGTGGCCGCGCTGGTGCTCGGCGGCGCCGACCTCGCCACCCGGGACCGGATCAGCCCGTCCGCGCTGACCGGCGCGATCCTGATGCTGCTCGCCGGGGTGGTGGTCGGGCACGTGGCGCGGCTGGCGGTGCAGGCGGAGGAGCGGTTGCAGCGGGCGGTGGAGCTGGAGGCCGCGACCCGGGAACGGGAACGGCTGGCCCGCGACATCCACGACTCCGTGCTCCAGGTGCTCGCGCTGGTCCGACGGCGCGGCGCGGACCTGGACGGCGAGGCGGCCGAGCTGGCCCGGCTGGCCGGCGAGCAGGAGGCGGCGCTGCGGGCGCTCATCGGCCGGGCGGGCGCGCCGCCGGACCCGGCCGGGGCCGAGCAGGACCTGCGCGACCTGATCGACAGGTACGCCTCGGCCACTGTCGTGGTGTCCGCGCCCGCCACGCCGGTGCCGCTGCCGGCGCGGGCCGCCGGTGAGCTGGGCGCGGCGGTCGGCGCGGCGCTGGACAACGTGGCCCGGCACGCCGGTGGACGGGCCTGGGTGCTGATCGAGGACGAGGAGGAGACGGTGACCGTCTCGGTACGCGACGAGGGGCCGGGCATCCCGGACGGGCGGCTGGTGGAGGCCGCCGCGCAGGGGCGGCTCGGGGTGGCGCAGTCAATCCAGGGCCGGGTGGCCGACCTGGGCGGCGAGGTGCGGATCGTGTCCGCGCCGGGCGCCGGCACCGAGATCGAGCTGATCGTGCCGAGGAGCCGCGGGTGA
- a CDS encoding ATP-binding protein has product MTDAELPAPRTVVPIEPSLLLATAFGQAQVTELRHSVTSCARDSGLSGQRLDDFVLAVNELITNAVRHGGGQGWLRLWERDAELVCEVADHGHGISERRLRDRDRPAPDTAGGWGLWLARELSDTMEVETGDAGTVVRITAALATRQSATGPRDG; this is encoded by the coding sequence ATGACAGACGCAGAACTCCCCGCACCGCGTACGGTTGTGCCCATCGAACCTTCCCTCCTTCTCGCCACGGCCTTCGGCCAAGCGCAGGTGACCGAGCTGCGGCACTCGGTGACCTCCTGCGCGCGCGACTCGGGCCTGTCCGGCCAACGGCTGGACGACTTCGTGCTGGCGGTCAACGAGCTGATCACCAACGCGGTGCGGCACGGCGGCGGGCAGGGCTGGTTGCGGCTCTGGGAGCGCGACGCCGAACTGGTCTGCGAGGTCGCCGACCACGGGCACGGGATCAGCGAGCGGCGGCTACGCGACCGTGACCGGCCGGCGCCGGACACCGCCGGCGGCTGGGGCCTATGGCTGGCCCGCGAGCTGAGCGACACGATGGAGGTGGAGACCGGCGACGCCGGCACGGTCGTCCGCATCACCGCCGCGCTCGCCACCCGGCAGTCCGCCACCGGCCCGCGGGACGGCTGA
- a CDS encoding ribose-phosphate diphosphokinase: MRDIAVFSGSAHPVLAAEICAHLHVPLHPVRVSRFANDCLEVQLQANCRERDVFLIQPLVPPVQEHLVELLLMIDAARGASAARITVVLPHYAYARSDKKDAPRISIGGRLVADLLTSAGAHRVLAMTLHSPQVHGFFSVPVDHLHALRELAAHFKGHDLSNAVVVSPDLGNAKEAAAFARMLGTPVAAGAKQRFSDDRVQISTIIGDVADRDVIVLDDEIAKGSTVIELISHLRERQVRSIRLACTHGLFSSGALERLSAQEGVLEIVCTNTVPIPAQKRVPKLEVLSVAPALAEAMRRIHNGESVSALFG, encoded by the coding sequence GTGCGTGACATTGCCGTGTTCAGCGGGTCGGCCCATCCCGTCCTCGCCGCCGAGATCTGCGCCCACCTCCACGTCCCGTTGCATCCGGTACGGGTGTCCCGGTTCGCCAACGACTGCCTGGAGGTGCAGTTGCAGGCGAACTGCCGGGAGCGCGACGTCTTCCTCATCCAGCCGCTGGTGCCGCCGGTCCAGGAGCACCTGGTCGAGCTGCTGCTCATGATCGACGCGGCCCGGGGCGCTTCGGCCGCCCGGATCACCGTGGTGCTGCCGCACTACGCGTACGCCCGGTCGGACAAGAAGGACGCGCCCCGCATCTCCATCGGTGGCCGGCTCGTCGCCGACCTGCTCACCTCCGCCGGCGCGCACCGGGTGCTGGCCATGACGCTGCACTCGCCGCAGGTGCACGGCTTCTTCAGCGTCCCGGTGGACCACCTGCACGCGCTGCGCGAGCTGGCCGCGCACTTCAAGGGGCACGACCTGAGCAACGCGGTGGTGGTCTCGCCGGACCTGGGCAATGCCAAGGAGGCCGCCGCGTTCGCCCGGATGCTCGGTACGCCGGTGGCGGCCGGCGCGAAGCAGCGCTTCAGCGACGACCGGGTGCAGATCAGCACCATCATCGGCGACGTGGCTGACCGGGACGTGATCGTGCTGGACGACGAGATCGCCAAGGGCAGCACGGTGATCGAGCTGATCTCGCACCTGCGCGAGCGGCAGGTCCGCTCGATCCGGCTCGCGTGCACCCACGGGCTCTTCTCCAGCGGGGCGCTGGAGCGGCTGAGCGCGCAGGAGGGCGTACTGGAGATCGTCTGCACCAACACGGTGCCGATCCCGGCGCAGAAGCGGGTGCCGAAGCTGGAGGTGCTGTCGGTGGCGCCGGCCCTGGCCGAGGCGATGCGGCGGATCCACAACGGGGAGTCGGTCAGCGCGCTCTTCGGCTGA
- the glpK gene encoding glycerol kinase GlpK, with amino-acid sequence MTAEFVAAIDQGTTSSRCIVFDRAGEIVAVAQREHRQIFPRPGWVEHDAEEIWTNVEHVVREALASADIGTEMLAAVGITNQRETTVVWDRATGRPVANAIVWQDTRTGPLLRELAGTYDQERLRSRTGLTPATYFAGPKLRWLLDNVDGLRERAERGEVLFGTMDSWLIWKLTGRHVTDVTNASRTMLMDLETLDWAPELLDALRIPAAVLPEIRSSAEVYGTAQGVLAGVPVASALGDQQAALFGQTCFQPGEAKCTYGTGSFLLLNTGASPVPSRHGLLTTVAYRIEGQPAVYALEGAIAVTGSLVQWLRDNLGLISSAPQVEELARTVDDNGGCYVVPAFSGLFAPHWRSDARGVIAGLTGYITKGHLARAVLEASAFQTREVVDAMNADSDVALRRLRVDGGMTGNELLMQFLADVLDVPVVRSRITETTCLGAAYAAGLAVGFWPDLATLREKWRSDAQWESTMDPAHRERELRQWHKAVQRTLDWAE; translated from the coding sequence GTGACCGCAGAGTTCGTCGCCGCCATCGACCAGGGCACCACGTCGTCGCGCTGCATCGTCTTCGACCGGGCCGGCGAGATCGTCGCCGTCGCCCAGCGCGAGCACCGGCAGATCTTCCCCCGGCCCGGCTGGGTGGAACACGACGCCGAGGAGATCTGGACGAACGTCGAGCACGTGGTGCGCGAGGCGCTGGCGAGCGCCGACATCGGCACCGAGATGCTGGCCGCGGTGGGCATCACCAACCAGCGGGAGACCACTGTGGTGTGGGACCGGGCGACCGGCCGCCCGGTGGCGAACGCGATCGTCTGGCAGGACACCCGCACCGGCCCGCTGCTGCGTGAGCTGGCCGGGACGTACGACCAGGAACGGCTGCGGTCCCGCACCGGTCTGACCCCGGCCACCTACTTCGCCGGGCCGAAGCTGCGCTGGCTGCTCGACAACGTCGACGGGCTGCGCGAGCGGGCCGAACGCGGCGAGGTGCTGTTCGGGACCATGGACAGCTGGCTGATCTGGAAGCTGACCGGCCGGCACGTCACCGACGTGACGAACGCCAGCCGCACGATGCTGATGGACCTGGAGACGCTCGACTGGGCCCCGGAGCTGCTCGACGCGCTGCGGATCCCGGCCGCCGTGCTGCCCGAGATCCGCAGCTCGGCCGAGGTGTACGGCACCGCGCAGGGGGTGCTGGCCGGAGTGCCGGTCGCCAGCGCGCTCGGTGACCAGCAGGCAGCGTTGTTCGGGCAGACGTGCTTCCAGCCCGGCGAGGCCAAGTGCACCTACGGCACCGGCAGCTTCCTGCTGCTCAACACCGGCGCCAGCCCGGTGCCGTCGCGGCACGGCCTGCTCACCACCGTGGCGTACCGGATCGAGGGCCAGCCCGCCGTGTACGCGCTGGAGGGCGCCATCGCGGTCACCGGCTCGCTGGTGCAGTGGCTGCGCGACAACCTCGGCCTGATCTCCAGCGCCCCGCAGGTCGAGGAGCTGGCCCGCACCGTCGACGACAACGGCGGCTGCTACGTGGTGCCGGCCTTCTCCGGCCTGTTCGCCCCGCACTGGCGCAGCGACGCCCGGGGCGTGATCGCCGGGCTGACCGGCTACATCACCAAAGGGCACCTGGCCCGCGCGGTGCTGGAGGCGTCCGCCTTCCAGACCCGCGAGGTGGTCGACGCCATGAACGCCGACTCCGACGTGGCGCTGCGCCGGCTGCGGGTCGACGGCGGGATGACCGGCAACGAGCTGCTCATGCAGTTCCTCGCCGACGTGCTGGACGTGCCGGTCGTACGGTCCCGGATCACCGAGACGACGTGCCTCGGCGCCGCGTACGCCGCCGGCCTGGCCGTCGGGTTCTGGCCCGACCTGGCGACGCTGCGCGAGAAGTGGCGTTCGGACGCGCAGTGGGAGTCGACGATGGACCCGGCGCACCGGGAGCGTGAGCTGCGCCAGTGGCACAAGGCGGTCCAGCGCACGCTCGACTGGGCCGAGTGA
- a CDS encoding phosphoribosylaminoimidazolesuccinocarboxamide synthase: MELLHSGKVRDVYADGEDLILVATDRVSIYDVVLPTPIPDKGRLLTALSLWWFEQLSDLVPNHVISATDVPAEFAGRAIRCRRLEMVPVECVARGYLTGSGFAEYQRSGSVCGVPLPRGLVEASILPEPIFTPTTKAPKGEHDEPITYEQVVDKVGPELAERLRQITIDVYRRGAEIAAERGILIADTKLELGWAADGTLVLGDEVLTSDSSRFWPAESYQPGRAQFSYDKQYVRDWATAAGWDKQPPAPEVPAEVIEATRARYVEVYEKLTGNRWD, translated from the coding sequence GTGGAACTTCTGCACTCGGGCAAGGTCCGGGACGTCTACGCCGACGGCGAGGACCTGATCCTGGTCGCCACCGACCGCGTCTCCATCTACGACGTGGTGCTGCCGACCCCGATCCCGGACAAGGGCCGCCTGCTCACCGCGCTGTCGCTGTGGTGGTTCGAGCAGCTGTCCGACCTGGTGCCGAACCACGTGATCTCCGCGACTGACGTGCCGGCGGAGTTCGCCGGCCGGGCGATCCGCTGCCGCCGGCTGGAGATGGTGCCGGTCGAGTGCGTGGCCCGGGGCTACCTGACCGGCAGCGGCTTCGCCGAGTACCAGCGCTCCGGCTCGGTCTGCGGGGTGCCGCTGCCCCGCGGCCTGGTGGAGGCGTCGATCCTGCCCGAGCCGATCTTCACGCCGACGACGAAGGCCCCGAAGGGCGAACACGACGAGCCGATCACGTACGAGCAGGTGGTCGACAAGGTCGGACCGGAGCTGGCGGAGCGGCTGCGGCAGATCACCATCGACGTCTACCGGCGTGGCGCGGAGATCGCCGCCGAGCGGGGCATCCTGATCGCGGACACGAAGCTGGAGCTGGGCTGGGCGGCGGACGGCACGCTGGTCCTCGGCGACGAGGTGCTCACCTCCGACTCGTCCCGGTTCTGGCCGGCCGAGTCGTACCAGCCGGGTCGCGCCCAGTTCTCCTACGACAAGCAGTACGTGCGGGACTGGGCCACGGCCGCCGGCTGGGACAAGCAGCCGCCCGCGCCGGAGGTGCCGGCCGAGGTGATCGAGGCGACCCGGGCCCGCTACGTCGAGGTGTACGAGAAGCTCACCGGCAACCGCTGGGACTGA
- a CDS encoding ABC transporter substrate-binding protein: protein MPAAQSVPRPGLDRRRLLGALAGLPLLGGGLPSLAGCSPEETAADDGPVELSVFWWGGDRRAAATEQALRLYSQQNPRVSFRVTWQGLSGYYDRLATQATGGNPPDLFQIDDTLLAEYAGRDILLDLSPYAADGRIDLREVPAQLARYGQVDERTVGVPAAQTSAALVFNRALLRRLDQPEPRTGMSWKEYVAWAARVTRASGNRVAGTMDASGDYRALWLWLRGQGSEMYRGRQLGFSSAELLDWFEFWEVARFSRATPSAALVEQADSGELARQLVVTGHTAASFAWSHQLPELQRLTDDELAAVALPGTPAAQWPRASMYWAGFQGTRHPEVVVNVIDFLTTNVAAGRLLGVERGLNASKQVRSFVVADVTDRSEKRMAALGTELDELAGPSPAPPPKGHAKVRTLLIDAAESIRGKRSGARTATSRFMAQANAALAS, encoded by the coding sequence GTGCCCGCAGCGCAGTCCGTACCCCGTCCCGGCCTCGACCGGCGACGGCTTCTCGGCGCGCTCGCCGGGCTACCGCTGCTCGGCGGCGGGCTGCCGTCGCTGGCCGGGTGCAGCCCGGAGGAGACGGCCGCCGACGACGGCCCGGTCGAGCTGTCGGTGTTCTGGTGGGGCGGCGACCGGCGGGCGGCGGCCACCGAACAGGCGCTGCGCCTGTACTCGCAGCAGAACCCCCGGGTGAGCTTCCGGGTCACCTGGCAAGGGCTGAGCGGCTACTACGACCGGCTGGCCACCCAGGCCACCGGCGGCAACCCGCCGGACCTGTTCCAGATCGACGACACCCTGCTCGCCGAGTACGCCGGCCGGGACATCCTGCTCGACCTCAGCCCGTACGCCGCCGACGGGCGGATCGACCTGCGCGAGGTGCCGGCGCAGCTGGCCCGCTACGGCCAGGTGGACGAGCGGACCGTGGGCGTGCCGGCCGCGCAGACCAGCGCGGCGCTGGTGTTCAACCGCGCGCTGCTGCGCCGGCTGGACCAGCCCGAGCCGCGCACCGGCATGTCCTGGAAGGAGTACGTCGCCTGGGCCGCCCGCGTGACCCGCGCCTCCGGCAACCGGGTGGCCGGCACCATGGACGCGTCCGGCGACTACCGGGCGCTCTGGCTCTGGCTGCGCGGCCAGGGCAGCGAGATGTACCGGGGGCGGCAGCTCGGTTTCAGCTCGGCCGAGCTGCTCGACTGGTTCGAGTTCTGGGAGGTGGCCCGCTTCAGCCGGGCCACCCCGAGCGCCGCGCTGGTCGAGCAGGCGGACAGCGGCGAGCTGGCCCGCCAGCTCGTGGTCACCGGGCACACAGCGGCCTCCTTCGCCTGGTCGCACCAGTTGCCGGAGCTGCAACGCCTGACCGACGACGAGCTGGCGGCGGTGGCCCTCCCGGGCACGCCCGCCGCCCAGTGGCCCCGGGCGTCGATGTACTGGGCCGGCTTCCAGGGCACCCGCCACCCGGAGGTGGTGGTGAACGTGATCGACTTCCTGACCACGAACGTGGCCGCCGGCCGGCTCCTCGGCGTGGAACGCGGCCTCAACGCCAGCAAGCAGGTGCGCTCGTTCGTCGTCGCGGACGTGACCGACCGGTCCGAGAAGCGGATGGCCGCGCTCGGCACCGAGCTGGACGAGCTGGCCGGCCCGTCACCCGCGCCGCCGCCCAAGGGACACGCCAAGGTCCGCACCCTGCTGATCGACGCGGCCGAGAGCATCCGCGGCAAGCGCTCCGGCGCCCGCACCGCGACATCCCGCTTCATGGCTCAGGCCAACGCCGCCCTGGCCAGCTGA
- a CDS encoding MFS transporter, with protein sequence MTSSLPAGPVQARAGKREWAALVVLVLVVLLLAIDGTVLYLAVPSLTEDIGPTATQILWIGDIYAFVLAGLLITMGNIADRIGRKRLLMIGTVGFGSASVLAAFASTPEVLIAARALLGLAGATLMPSTLSIVRSMFADRAQRARAIAIWSAGATAGAALGPLVGGALLERFWWGSVFLINVPVMVLALVAGRLLLPESKGEAPARIDVVSSALSILTIVPLVFALKRLFSDGADAVTVAAAATGLLAGWWFVRRQNRLAVPLLDVSLFKVPAFSGALAANVLAIFGFLGLLFFFSQYLQLVRGFGPLKAGAAELPGTLAAVLVVALIGVLLSRLGAGRAIGLGLMVAAVGLTVMGLSVDVRTYWGLGIGLAVIGLGIGVAMTLSTDAVVGAVPERRAGAASAVAETAYELGGALGIAVLGSLHGLLYRSSLALPAETTAADRALAEDSLAAAVYGSPTPGVVAAAQDAFAQAMQSATFVAAVILVGASVVAWKVIPSEPVPTGGARAGH encoded by the coding sequence ATGACATCCTCCCTGCCCGCAGGCCCCGTACAGGCACGCGCCGGAAAGCGGGAGTGGGCAGCCCTCGTGGTGCTCGTCCTCGTGGTCCTTCTCCTGGCAATCGACGGGACCGTCCTCTACCTCGCCGTCCCGTCGCTGACGGAGGACATCGGGCCCACCGCCACCCAGATCCTGTGGATCGGTGACATCTACGCCTTCGTGCTCGCCGGGCTCCTGATCACGATGGGCAACATCGCCGACCGGATCGGCCGCAAGCGGCTGCTCATGATCGGCACTGTGGGGTTCGGCTCGGCGTCCGTGCTGGCGGCGTTCGCCTCCACCCCGGAGGTGCTGATCGCGGCCCGCGCCCTGCTCGGCCTGGCCGGCGCCACGTTGATGCCGTCGACGCTCTCGATCGTCCGGTCGATGTTCGCCGATCGCGCTCAGCGGGCCAGGGCCATCGCGATCTGGTCGGCCGGGGCGACGGCGGGAGCCGCGCTTGGCCCACTGGTGGGCGGCGCGCTGCTGGAGCGCTTCTGGTGGGGCTCGGTCTTCCTGATCAACGTGCCGGTGATGGTGCTCGCGCTGGTCGCGGGCCGGCTGCTGCTGCCGGAGTCGAAGGGCGAGGCGCCGGCCCGGATCGACGTGGTTTCCTCGGCGCTGTCCATCCTCACGATCGTCCCGCTGGTCTTCGCCCTCAAGCGTCTCTTCAGTGACGGGGCGGACGCCGTCACCGTGGCGGCCGCCGCGACGGGGCTGCTGGCCGGATGGTGGTTCGTACGCCGGCAGAACCGGCTGGCGGTGCCACTGCTGGACGTCTCGCTGTTCAAGGTGCCGGCGTTCTCGGGGGCGCTGGCCGCCAACGTGCTGGCCATCTTCGGGTTCCTCGGGCTGCTGTTCTTCTTCTCCCAGTACCTGCAACTGGTTCGCGGCTTCGGCCCGCTGAAGGCCGGCGCCGCCGAACTTCCCGGGACACTTGCCGCGGTGCTCGTCGTCGCGCTGATCGGCGTCCTGCTCTCGCGGCTGGGGGCGGGCCGCGCGATCGGGCTGGGACTGATGGTCGCCGCTGTCGGGCTCACCGTCATGGGGCTGAGCGTCGACGTGCGTACCTACTGGGGGCTGGGCATCGGCCTGGCCGTCATCGGGCTCGGTATCGGTGTCGCCATGACGCTCTCCACCGACGCCGTCGTCGGCGCCGTCCCGGAGCGGCGGGCGGGCGCCGCGTCAGCGGTGGCCGAGACGGCGTACGAGCTGGGCGGCGCGCTCGGCATCGCCGTCCTCGGCTCGCTGCACGGGCTGCTCTACCGCTCGTCGCTGGCCCTTCCTGCCGAGACCACCGCCGCCGACCGGGCGCTGGCGGAGGACTCCCTGGCCGCGGCCGTCTACGGGTCGCCGACGCCTGGCGTGGTGGCCGCGGCGCAGGACGCTTTCGCCCAGGCGATGCAGTCGGCCACCTTCGTCGCTGCCGTGATCCTGGTCGGCGCCTCGGTCGTGGCGTGGAAGGTCATCCCCTCCGAGCCCGTGCCCACTGGAGGTGCCCGTGCCGGACACTGA